Sequence from the Coxiella endosymbiont of Amblyomma sculptum genome:
CTGTTTCTGCAAACGCTGCATTATCTAAAAAATCCTAATGCTTTTGAAGAATTATTTCCGGAATCTCTACGAAAAAATTGGCATTTGCCAACTCTATCAGAATCTTTAATCTATGTACATTATCCTCCTCCGGATGCTCCTTTTGACTTGTTAAAAATAGGCAAACATCCAGCGCAAAAACGATTGGTCATCGAAGAATTGGTAGCACAACAGATTGGATTTCTAAATCCGAATTTTCGTAAGAAAACATATCTGGTGTCGGTTTCAAATCTAGAGTCGGACGGACAAAAGAAATTACGACAATTGCTATCTTTCAGACTGACGGATTCGCAGGAACGTGTTATTTGGGAAGTGAATCGAGATTTGAAACAATCGTACCCTATGAACAGGGTGATTCAAGGAGATGTTGGTGTAGGAAAAACTGTTATAGCGGCAATGGCGATTGTTAAGATAGTCGAAGGCGGTCATCAATGTGTTGTAATGGCTCCGACAGAAATATTAATTGAACAGCATTATCGCACTTTTCAACGATGGTTGAATCCTTTAGGCATAAAGGTAGGATGTCTAACCGGAAGTTTAGATCGTTTGTCTCGAGATCAGGCGCTGCAAAAAATATGTTCGGGGGAAAATCAAGTAATTATTGGAACCCATGCACTTTTTCAAAAAGATGTAGTTTTTTGTAAATTGGGGCTCATTGTCGTTGACGAACAACACCGATTCGGTGTGTACCAACAATTATCTCTACAGAAGAAAAGAGATACTGCTATCCATTTACACCAATTGATTATGACAGCTACACCAATTCCAAGAACTTTAGCGTTAACAATCTACTCACATCTTGACATTTCTACAATTAGCGAATTGCCGTTTGGAAGACAATCTGTGACTACTGTTTTGGTATCTAACGAGCGATGTGACGAAATAATTGCACGAATTGAAAAAAATTGTGAACAAGGAAAACAGGTTTATTGGGTATGTACACTGATTGAAAATTCTGAAACGTCTCGACACGCATCTGCCAAAACTACCTATCAAAAATTGCAAAAACGGTTGACCCATTTAACTATAGGTCTAATTCATGGACGA
This genomic interval carries:
- the recG gene encoding ATP-dependent DNA helicase RecG; amino-acid sequence: MLNEIPISVLKGVGPKTVEFLHNLNIYSIQDLLFHFPLRYENRTRLMPLGTLQHGTQTTVEGSLEFTNINCGRKTSLFCRIRDETGFLVLKFYRFSFRQYQTFLAKRGSRLRCFGTVRQNLQGQLEMVHPEYRIVGMASMTEPRYLTPVYPTTRGLTQTKLRSLFLQTLHYLKNPNAFEELFPESLRKNWHLPTLSESLIYVHYPPPDAPFDLLKIGKHPAQKRLVIEELVAQQIGFLNPNFRKKTYLVSVSNLESDGQKKLRQLLSFRLTDSQERVIWEVNRDLKQSYPMNRVIQGDVGVGKTVIAAMAIVKIVEGGHQCVVMAPTEILIEQHYRTFQRWLNPLGIKVGCLTGSLDRLSRDQALQKICSGENQVIIGTHALFQKDVVFCKLGLIVVDEQHRFGVYQQLSLQKKRDTAIHLHQLIMTATPIPRTLALTIYSHLDISTISELPFGRQSVTTVLVSNERCDEIIARIEKNCEQGKQVYWVCTLIENSETSRHASAKTTYQKLQKRLTHLTIGLIHGRLNKSEKNSVMKNFRLGKIDLLVATIVIEVGMDIPNANLIIIENAERLGIAQIHQLRGRVGRGQNKSYCILLYQKPLSRRAQERLVFLRNLRDGFSISQKDLELRGPGELLGTKQSGLSRLRIADLKRDRYLLLQARQIAHQMLNRYQSFYTVRLVKRWTKKNIDFL